A genomic window from Quercus lobata isolate SW786 chromosome 10, ValleyOak3.0 Primary Assembly, whole genome shotgun sequence includes:
- the LOC115962567 gene encoding UDP-glycosyltransferase 83A1-like, translated as MGGQPHVLVIPFPAQGHVAPLMKFSHFIVDHGIKVTFVSPEFIHERLKTTMPMKSPIRLVSFPVGLEPGDDRNDTIKLINSFLEVMPGHFKKLIEKINESDDERISCVIIDGMVVPALEVAEKMGIKMAIFWPAGPATLAIILSIPKLIQDGIIDTRGAPLKNELIWLSKEIPEWTSTKLPWSCPGDLECQEFLFGHVFRMNHFVKQCNWLLCNSFYELDSLALNLIPEIMPVGPLLLANQSGSHIGSFWPEDSTCLSWLDKQPVDSVIYASFGSTSTFDQQQLDELALGLENIGQPFLWVFRSDIINEALSEFLDGFRRRIADRGMIVNWAPQEQVLAHPSTACFLSHCGWNSTLEGISMGVPFLCWPYFTDQFQNKSYICDVWKVGLGLNPDENGIITRHEINTKIKTLLFDDGIKTSALKLKEMAKKSVTEGGSSFKNFESFIEQIKH; from the exons ATGGGTGGCCAACCACATGTGCTAGTCATACCATTTCCAGCACAGGGCCATGTTGCCCCACTTATGAAGTTTTCTCACTTTATTGTTGATCATGGGATCAAGGTCACATTTGTTAGCCCTGAGTTCATACATGAAAGATTAAAAACTACAATGCCAATGAAGAGCCCAATAAGGCTAGTCTCATTCCCAGTTGGTCTAGAACCCGGCGATGATCGAAATGATACTATTAAGCTGATCAATAGTTTTCTAGAAGTTATGCCAGGTCATTTCAAGAAATTGATTGAGAAAATTAACGAGTCTGATGATGAGCGTATCAGTTGTGTCATTATTGATGGAATGGTTGTGCCCGCACTCGAAGTAGCTGAGAAGATGGGAATTAAAATGGCTATATTTTGGCCTGCTGGACCAGCAACCTTGGCCATCATACTAAGTATACCAAAGCTTATTCAGGATGGAATTATAGATACTCGAG GAGCTCCATTAAAAAATGAGTTGATTTGGCTGTCAAAGGAAATCCCTGAATGGACAAGCACAAAGTTGCCATGGAGCTGCCCTGGAGACTTAGAGTGtcaagaatttttatttggacaCGTTTTCAGGATGAATCATTTTGTCAAACAATGCAACTGGCTTCTCTGCAACTCATTCTATGAACTTGACTCATTGGCCTTAAATTTAATTCCTGAAATCATGCCTGTTGGCCCATTACTTTTGGCCAATCAATCAGGCAGTCATATTGGAAGCTTTTGGCCAGAGGATTCAACTTGCCTAAGTTGGCTTGATAAACAACCTGTGGATTCAGTCATTTATGCTTCCTTTGGCAGCACATCAACCTTCGACCAACAACAATTGGATGAACTTGCACTTGGACTTGAAAACATAGGCCAAccatttttgtgggtttttcgGTCAGATATCATCAATGAAGCACTTTCTGAATTCCTGGATGGGTTTAGAAGAAGAATAGCTGATCGTGGAATGATTGTTAATTGGGCTCCTCAAGAGCAAGTGCTAGCTCACCCTTCTACTGCATGTTTTCTAAGCCATTGTGGATGGAATTCAACCTTGGAGGGTATAAGCATGGGAGTCCCATTTCTATGTTGGCCTTACTTTACAGATCAATTCCAAAATAAGAGTTACATATGTGATGTTTGGAAGGTTGGTTTAGGGTTGAACCCAGATGAAAATGGGATTATCACCAGGCATGAAATCAATACAAAGATAAAAACATTGCTCTTTGATGATGGTATAAAAACAAGTGCATTGAAGCTGAAGGAGATGGCTAAAAAGAGTGTTACCGAAGGTGGATCTtcttttaagaattttgaaagCTTTATTGAACAAATAAAGCATTAA